From the genome of Solanum pennellii chromosome 6, SPENNV200:
ATCTCTGACTACTAGATATGTTTTTAGTTGTCTACATGAAATAATTCAATCTTGGGGAAAATTTAAGATAAGAGTAACACATGTATTTCCTTCTAAGTCTAGTTTACTTAGTCTTTAGAAtcatttgaatttaattttaagtaGAGTTCTAACTGCGTGAGATAAATGCATGTTCCATGAAATAAACACACATTTTTCTGAATATCCTTCAACACCTATAATCATGCCTTCTCTGTTtggtcaaaaaaaaaattgtcttccTAAATATGACTAACTGAGGGTGTTCCGGTGTGGTATAATTGGTCGATAAAGTGGGTTGAGAATCCCTAAGTCTCGGGTTCAAATCCACCTTAAAAAGGCTCTCACCCTACTTGGGTATGTCGACACCATTAAAGTGGGTGTTTTGTAATCTTTTGACTCTAGTTAGCTATGACATCAACAACAATATTTGCTTTCTCTATAGCAAATGCACAAAACATAATTCTCCTCTCTCTTTCAAGACTTTGATCTTTCCTACTATATTTCTTGATTTAACAGTGAGAATCCATCATAGTATTCATAGCCATAATCAATTTTCTGGCAAATCGTTAGTGTCATACCTACTAGGATAACAACTACTTCAGCAAAATTGTTAGTGATTTTCATTTCCACCACCATTATATGTGTTAAACCTTATAAGGAGGCTTAGCTGACCTGATTAGAATAATCATTAGCATAGGCTTGATCCTTATTACTTCCGATGATAGGGAGTTCCAGTCGGTGATTCGGGCCAGTAGTATAGAATCCTTGATGTGGCTAATGAGCTGGTAAGCAAATGTTCTTTCTCCTCCAGCAGCATAAAACAGCCGAGGAATCACATCGCTTTCTTACACAAAGCAGAACCAAAAGGATATCTACCTACCTGTGCCAGAAAAAAACAGGAAATAGCTGTTGTTAAATATACTAATTGCTTTTTATGAACTGCCATTATCAAAAGAGAAAGTCCCACAGTTTATTCAAAGGGTTCTCATTTTTTCGATGGGCAAACAAATGTACTCAATGGATTATGAGTAAAAGAGGAGATCCAGATATAAACAAAATCAATCAATTTCCATCAGATGCATCATGAAGTTTTATGTCAAATTTCCTGTGAGTCGTCAAGCTTTTCTGCTCAAGTTTCTCTTCTACAAACATCAGAAGCTTTTCTATACACTGCAGTTAAGCCACCATCATAGTCTATTTGCACGAACTTCAGCTTTCCTGTCAAAAGAGGATTCCAAGAGATTATGTATTGAATAATTGAGTTTAGAGAAACAAAAGTAGTATACATTCAAGTTTCAGCAAGTTGCGTACTTCCGTTGATATTTGTGTTCCCCAACTTGCAACCTTTTTATACTACTCAATGTGTGACATAATCGAAGAGCCCCACCTTCAAAAACCCTTGACAGACCCCTTTGAGACTTCctaaactcttctctcccattCAAATCTTGCTATCCTCATTTTTCCCTAGTATAATCGGCTAAAGACTTTTACTTCAAACAAGAATTGAATCAATTAAAACACTGAAGGTGTGCCCAAATGGTCAATGAAGTGAGTCACAGGTTTAAGGGCCTGTTTGTTTGAACTTGTAAAAAGTAACTTATAAGTCAAAAACTGAAAGTCATAAGTAGATGATACCCTACTTTTGgcttttgacttatttttaaattaaatttctttggCTCTCACTTTTACTAgtgaaagcaaggggtttgccttctagGTCGAGCTCGTCACACATGCTAGTACGGGTTATCTCTCCTCTGTGGTTTGCAAGCTGCATAGAGTGGGGGGTTTACCCCGTAGCGCAGCAGTGGCTGCAGatttcccttgtcataaaaaaaaaaatacttttttaatctTTCCAAACACCTCCAAACCTAAAAAAGTGTTTAAAAGCCAGAAGCACCTAAAATAAGCTAATTCAAATGGGCACTAAATCTCAACGGAGGCAAGGATGCTATGTGTGATTTCTTCTCATCTGTCTAAGTCATGGTGGATAGAGTGGAAGGCGCACACGAAACAACCGAATACACCACCGTTACCAAGATAAAAGTCAATTGGATATATAAAGATTTCTCTTGACAACTTCATTTTCACAAGTATAAGACAAAAAACGGCaacttttttgtctttttttttttgtgatagagTCGATAGGCAATTTCATTATTACAAAACAATTAAGAATTTCAATCAAACGGTTCTATGTAGGTCTATGATGACTAGCGAATTTGGATTGCAAAGTTGATGAAAAAAATCAGCCCCTCTAGAAGATACCCACACGACACACCAGGGATTTTTTTCTGAGAATGATTTGCACCAGAGATTTCCAGAAATGAAATTCAAGGATACTTACTAGAATTGCAGAAGCATGAAGCCACACCCTAGCAAGACAGAAAGCAAACAAATACACCCAACAGAGTGACGAATATATTGATAACTCAGTGAAACAAACTTTCAGTTCAAGGTTCCATCTGATCATCTCCAGTCATACATTGCTCCAGCCTCCAGGATAATCACACCATGGATCAGATGCAATGCAGCTAAATTAGAAAGTACTTATAATGAAGAACCGTTTGGATTGGCTTACAGAAGTAGcttttaaaatgacttttaagtcaaaaaataaaaaatagggaGAGTCCTACTTTTGactttttaagttatttttaagctaaaaatgacttaaaagtAGGTTTGACAAACTTTTAAGCCAATCCAAATTCTAAACAGGCTCTAAGAAAtagaaagtaaaaaagaaacagTGACACCAAATAGAGGAAATTACGAGTCATGATAGCTTCATTCTACTAGCCTAATAAGTAATAGGCCTTAACATGCCACCTTCAGGCGTGCTACTTTTCAAGCAAAACCAAATTAAGGTTCAACGAATCAGAACTTCGattaattcaacaaaaaaaaaaaaagaactcacAGGATTATGAATAGAACGTAATCGACGTTAGAGGAATTGAGAGAGCCACAATATTTAGAGGGCGTCATAGTAAGTATCTTAATCATTGAATCTTGCCCCACAGCCTTGATAGATATCCTGAAGGGAAAAGTAAATTAGACTTTCCATGACCCCAAGATTATGAATAGAACGTAAAATGGAAGAGAGCAGATACATAATCAAGAAATAGCCCTGAAGACTATACAATTCTACATGAGtgatcaattatataaaattggGAGACAAGAGGTCACAAATACAAAAGTacagaaaggagaaaaaagacaTACAGATCCACAGTTCTGAGTAAACAGAATTTGATAAGGATTATTTACACAGACAATGTGAATAACCATACTTCTGTCGACATCTATTTTTTGGCACATACATTACTACTTCAACTCTCAGGAATTGTATCCTAGCAACACTTGAGAAACAACACATGAGCAATgataactttttaaatatattgtacGAGACTCTTTATAATGTGACCATCAATATTAAGTATGGAACGGGAAAATGCCTTTGCAGCAAGTTATCTTACGAGAACAGAATCCATCCACTGAAAGAACAGTCAAGATAATAGATTTCCCACGACCAGCCATTGTCTCTGTAACTTCAACCATGCCAAGCATCGCTCTCACAGATGATCGTGTCTAGTAGAATATCATTTGTAGCAATTCGCTAGGGAGGCCACTTACTAACAGAACTAATCTAGTACCTACAAAGTTacatattttcttcaaaacaaatatttttataaattaaagaaactacattaaaaaactttttaatagTTTAATCATGAGACattgaaaaaaagaacaataataatagtagtagtagttcAAGTGTACTAACAATTATCATTTGAAACTAATTTAGCAAATTAGCATTATAATTTGTTTAGCCAAAATAGGCCCGTGTTAGCAAGGATTTAAAAGGCAATATCTCACCACAATGAAATCTCATTAAGTTCCATAAAAATACAAGTGCAAGACCCTTGAATTAACATGGGAAACACCTTTTGAATTAAATCAACACCTTAGACATACTACAACATTCAAGATTCATACTAGGCATGAAATCCATAATCTCGAGCACTAACTAGTTAAGTCCCCTTCGCCACTAAAGTGCAATTCAAGAGTAAACTTAGTGCATAACAAGACCTGACTTAAACCACCCAAGTAGATAAACTATTCACCAATTTcaagttataaaataatagCACCATGGGCCAACATTCATTAAAAAGTAAATGCCTAAGTGTATCATATGGTTCATGTACAAATCCCCCAAagttaacaaaaatatatatgcttATGCAAATGTGATCACCATCTACGCTTCCAAGGAGTCTACTTGAAGTGACCATCCTCATGTCTCTTCGGGTACATCACCTACAATAGTAACAAACTATCGCTAAGCATAAAGCTTAGTGGCACACTAACTTTCGGCTTGGAGCCATTAATTTCTCCAATTCCCATAAATAGAGAACTGCAATATATAACATCAAACTTAAACACATGAATTTAGTTAAAAGCTAAGTAATAAGTGTTCAAGATATGAATTCTAGAAATGACCTTATCAAAATCAACATCAAATACTTAATGAAGGTAGTGcttcaagaaaatcaaatattaaaaccacaaaataattcaagatGCAAATATGAAAAACTCAAGTGTCAAGAAGCTTCCCAGAGCTAATCTGAAATTCCACCAATTAGTTAATTTTGCCTAATACTACGTCAAGCAATTACATCAAAGCATTATTGAATAAAAGAAGAACCGGAGTCTTAATCAAGTAGGGTCATCATCCAAAAAATCAAGACGATGAAAAGTCATCTTAAAAgtggatttttttttggtaactagTCACTGGTATTAATCACCAAGTAGTGAATGATAAGAACCACAAATAAGCTACAATGCACCTTCCTGTTCCATATAAAAGTCGCTTATACATCAAAACACTACCTGTTATCTATGGAATGTAAACAATTATCAAAAAGATAGCTTCTAGAACACAGTTCTTAGAATGCAAGCTATTTCCCAAGCTAGTCTATCTGTAGTTCTCTTTCTGCACTAAGACTCTGGAATTCCTTCCAGACCAAATGACATGGAGGTGTTCTTTTAAACCATCTTTTAGAATCTGAGCTGAAGTAGGAAAGTGGCTTTTTATTCATAGTTTCATACTTAAATTGGACGTAAGTCCATAAATAATATGAATCGTTAATCCAAAGTCAAGATGCACAAGATCCAAACTATTCCAAGAGACATGTCAAAATAAGTGATAGTCACTATCACAAGAAGGACAAAGTTTCAAAAGAATGTAATAGTGCTCTAGCAATCCGTATATGGGGTGAGTTAAATTATCTTACAAAAGCTATTTCCCATTTAAACCAATGTGATGTTAACGTATTCATAACCCAACTACAAAATTATACACTCAATGATAACTAATTTATCTAAGTGCCCAAAGAGTCAAGACATACTTTCTCAACCGACAAAAAAAGTAAACTAGTAAAGTAGCAACAAAATCAATATGACAGCAGTAACATCagcatacccagtgtaatccaATAAGTGGGGTCTAATAAGGGAGGGTACAATGTAAGTAGAAAGGTGGTTTCTGATAGACCCTTGGTCTCAAGGAACAATATCTAAGCGAAATAAATTGAAAGGAAAATTCAACTTTATGTGCAAACGTCGAAGCTTTACTGTTCCTAGAGCTCAAACAATATCAAGGAAGTACAGATCCTCAAAGCAAAGAATCAAACAATCATGTCGACCTCCTTAGCTAGAGTAAGTAGCTTTAGTACCTTAATACACAACCAAACACACCCACTTAGGGTCTGAAATCTGAAGAGGTTTAAAGAAATCATGATGAATATCAAAAGGGAACTAAATGGGCCACAACCATTCATAATACTTTAAGAATAAAAATCTGCCAGAAACGCTGCCTGCTTTGTGCCCCATTTTTCACACAGTAAACAGAGGAATTTAGGATCTTTCTACAGTCTATTGAATCACCTCAATCCAAGTTATTGGTAAAAAGATATGAGCAAATTACTCACTATTTAGTTCAAAAACAGGAGTAAATTCCATTTTTTCAAGATCtcaaattttttaacaaaagacCACTTGAATATTTCACTAAATGATGTTGCATAAGAAGCTTACCACAAGTTTGAGAGAGTTCCTTCACAAATTCAAAACCTATTGATTCTTGGGAGCCAACATTCCAACATATATTCAACAGATGGAAACGAGAAATTTTATGCAACAAAaatatgatcttgatgatagtTGGAGAATAGCACTTGTGTCGATAGTCGACTGAGAGCTCTCCAATGTAGGGTTAGAAGAAGAAGCAAGTGACTTCTGAAAACTAAAACGAGGTTTTGCTAATAAAGTGCTTATCTAGTTATCTTAAATGGGTAGAAAGTTAATACGATTTATATGAAATGGGTCACAAAAATGGACTTCAAAGATTCGACAAGATATaacaagtcttctcttctttttcaaacAAAACTCAAGAGAAGTGATAAAAACAATACCATCTAAAGGCACAtaataaatttacaaattttggggtgttacatcATCATTGTCGTTCGCTCCTTCGTGATGAATGGATGCTCTAATGCCTGGGAAACAGTGATTCTCCTTAGAGGATCTAATACAAATATTCTCTCCATCAAATCTTTAAAGTGAGCCAACATCTTTAATTCTTCACCTGGGTCACCTGAAATTACTGAACTGATATCTTTCGGCTTGATGTTGACAATCAGCTTCCTAATAGCCtgcaaataaatataatcacatccaaaacttagaagtacaGCAAAGTTATTGCCACTCATCATTATAAAGGGttgtttaggaattgaaaaGACAGGCTTAAGGGTCTACAATAAATACCTTCTTTGTAACAGGATTCTCTTCAGTGGCAAGGAAGTTCAGATCTTGGTCAAAATGCTGATATGTAAATGCACCCTGTGataaaataagaacaaaaagtATTATTGTTTCCATACTAGCTATATCATGTCATTACTTATTACAACTATAAAAGCAGCTACCTAATGCAATCATCATAACAGAATTGTCCACAGCAAATTAATGACCAGCCTATGAATGATTTTGCTCAGTTTGGGGTAATATAGAGAATGTCTTAAGACGAACCTTTCTAAGCATCTTCTTCGGAAATGGACCTTTCAGTTCCATATGAAAACGGAGCATGTCATTATTAGAACGACCTGGAAATAAGACTTCCCCAGAATAAAGCTCAAATAAACAGCAACCCACTGACCAAATATCCATTGGATGATCGTATGACAAGCCAAGTACTgcaacaagaaaaaatatatgagcaAACAAAAGACACAGATCCATAAAACTACTTGGCATCAAAACATTGGAgcatcaaacaaaaaaaaagtgaaaggaAGCTCAAAAAAATAGATGGAAAATCTTGAGAATTGATACTTACTGATCTCGGGGGCGCGATAAAAGCGGCTCACGAGGTATGGAGTGATTTCGTTTTTGCCAGCAAACATAGCATTGCCAAAGTCACAAAGCTTCAGCTTGTCTTTCGCTTCATTTACCTTCACAATTAAATACAGAAAAGTCATCATATGCATACAAAAGCAAAGTAATGAAGAGCTACTCTCAGCAGATGCAAAGTGGGTGAATCAGCCGGCAAAAAGATACAATACTAAAACATTCCACTTACCAAGATGTTGTCGGGTTTAATATCACAATGAAGCACGCCACAACTCTTTAGATGCTTCAAAGCACTGAAAAGTTGTCTCGCATAAAGCCTCACAACGTCGAGGCTGAGTCCAATATTACGCCCAAACTTCTTCTGGAGCTCACGGAGATTCATCCAGAGAGACTCAAATACTAGACAAAGATGATTCCGGTACTTGAAGCTAGAGATTAAATGAACACAGCGGCGCTTGTCTTTAGGATCTGCAGCAACCAGCTTCTTCAATATGATCAACTCTTCCATACCCGCTTTATACCTGATGAGCAGAAGCAACAAAATTAGGACACCAAAACCAACAAGCAAGGTGGGCACACAATGGAGAAATTAATAGACTAACTCACATCGTATCATTATTACGAATGATTTTTATAGCTACTTCTGTTGGGTCACCGGGTCTAGCCTTCAAATCTTTAGCCCGGACGACAGTAGAAAAGACGCCTTTCCCATGAGCAGCAAGAATCTCATAACGCCCATCAAGAATTTCTCCGAATCGGTATACTGGAAAAAAAGGATGAGAAAGAATTAGACCATCAACTAAGACAACAGTTACCAGCCATTATAGGATTAGTTGACAAAAATAAGCAGAAGGATAAAGCTACTTTTTTGAGGTAACAATGTCAACTTGCAGCATGATATATCAAATAACAGAATGAAGGAACTGTCATGAGCAAATATCAAAGAAGAgggagaaaaaaaacaaatttagaaTTGTCAACATGCTCTGAAGTAGAAGCTCAAATAAGAAGGATCCAAGCAAAATGTGAGACTAAATACTTACTATAATACCCTTCCGGATCATTCCAGTTATCAGGAAGACAATTGCGCTCGGTCGGCATGCCATCTCCTTTGCCCTGCAAAACAGATATAACCAGACAAACATGATACTTCTTACTTATTATAGCCTGATTTGACAAAGAAAGGACTCTCCATAAGCACAATTATTTCCTACAATTCAGTCTAAGCACGAGTATGAAGAACAGAACAATCCTCTTTCTTATTCTCACTTATAGGCCAGGGTTTTCCCTTGGAGCATACAGCACAAGGTAGAGGGATTCATAGAATCGATAGAGTTCAAACAATACATGATTCCTAGATATCACACTCTAAACTGAACAGTAATAGCAATAACTGCCACCAAGTAAATACACCTCCACCAATATGGATAAAGGGAATAACCTTCACCTAGAAAcatataacaaaacaaaaaacattttGTAGTCATCACTTAAATAAATGGTTCCCCATTTTTAAGTTGCATTTTGGGTTCAGTAGGAAAGAAAGGGACACTCACattttgtttgaattaatataataataataataacgatAATCTCCAACAATGTTTCCAAGACAGACTCACCATTTTCGGAATGGCAGCAGGTGATTCTCCAAATATATCGTCACAAAACATGTCAGCCGACCTCTCACTCTGTAAAATGTTAACACAGTAGGTTAATCATCAGATAGAGGAAGCCATCATTATGGAAAAATGCTgaaggagaaaaagctttacCGACCTGTTGCTTAACTTGGTCATTATACTCTGGTTGATGCTGTTGGAGATATTCAATTTGTTTAGCAAGCTCTTTCACTAGCTCCTCTGTTGGAAACAGCAAAGTAATGACAGATGATCAGAAAAGTAAGCTGTATTATCAGCATgccaatttattttattttttttgagaaatatcagCATGCCAAAGCATTGAGCCCAGTTGCAAGAAATTCAGTCAGCAAACTATATTTAACAGGTTATTCTCAAAAGTATTTGAGTTAAATTCTAACCTGTTGCTTAACTCCATCCTCATGCTCCTGTTGATGCTGTTCgaaattttctatttgtttagaaagctccttcactagctcctctGTTGAAAACTGCAAAGTAATGACTATGATCAGAAAAGTAAGCTGCAATATCAgcattttgaagtattatttcatcaactaattttaaaacaaaccCCTAACAAACGGGAAAAGCATTACGAGCTCACAGAAACTAGTGTCGAAAGAATGGGGGGGAAATGATCACAAATTCTAACCTGTGATTGCTGTTGGAGAcgttcaatttttttctcaaacgtCTTCACTAGCTCCTCTGTTGAGAACtgcaaagtaataacttatGATCAGAAGAAGTAAGCAGCATTATCAGCATTCCAAAGTATTTGAGCCCAGTGGGGAAGATTTGAtcgatattttaaaaaatccctAATAAAAGAGGAAAGGAGCTTTtgggttgagttaggcccaTGTGCCATATTTTTACATGGTATCCCGTTTGCACTCCCGGTCCACGCTCTAGTTCTGTCAGGGCGTGAAGGGGGTGTTCGAGTGGGTAAAAGTCTCACATTGGTTGGGGAATGGACCGGTGGTCTATTTATATAGGCTTGAGCAATTCTCCCCTCATGAGCTaccttttggggttgagttagacGCATGTGTCATATCTTTACAGTTTggaagataaaataaaacaaaaatgaagaatGAGCACAACCTCTGGGGTACACTGTCCCAGTCCACCAGCACCAGAAGCCTTCTCGTCAGCATTATGACCTCCTTGCAAATATGATTTCCCAGAAGAAAATGTTGGCTCATCACCATGTACATCTGCACCATTTGTTGGACCATCAACGGGCTCTGATACAGCCCTATCTCCAGCTGCATGCTTCTCAGTAGACTGATTCGCATGAACCTCAGCTAATGCCAATAAATCAAAAACACAATTAGAGACTAGAAACTCAAcaacagagagagagagagcgaaTTATGCACAGGAATGGCAGAGAAAATCACAGCAAATAGCTCTGAACAAGCTCAGGTGCAATGAGAATCTCATAAACTCTGAAGTGAACACAGTATCCAACTCAACATCCTAAGTTTTATAAAATGCACGTATAAGAGTTCGgatccaaaattaaaattcattaagAAAGCAGAAACTTGGCAGTTGAATTGCTTAGCAAAACTGGGTGATTAATAAgtcaataacaacaacaacaacataccaatATAATCCCACAAGaggggtctggggagggtaggATGCAC
Proteins encoded in this window:
- the LOC107021947 gene encoding serine/threonine-protein kinase PRP4 homolog, translating into MKLMSHIEEDGNRKAFWRNMHMRWKGKDINMEIGNPRRSINVVTADTRERKTGSENWKGKGKEREIERERKREKAQYEEQKYEREREETGRRKRDRESRGPSREDRDRYNDRSSRQRRFDDLDDDGHAYHRRCETDNERDRTASLLKFEKQKTQETESEKPERDEVEQKDYQEKIAFQLAQQEEEEEDELDRIKEESRRRRQAILEKYKNQPSQKSGDNAEVHANQSTEKHAAGDRAVSEPVDGPTNGADVHGDEPTFSSGKSYLQGGHNADEKASGAGGLGQCTPEFSTEELVKTFEKKIERLQQQSQFSTEELVKELSKQIENFEQHQQEHEDGVKQQFPTEELVKELAKQIEYLQQHQPEYNDQVKQQSERSADMFCDDIFGESPAAIPKMGKGDGMPTERNCLPDNWNDPEGYYIYRFGEILDGRYEILAAHGKGVFSTVVRAKDLKARPGDPTEVAIKIIRNNDTMYKAGMEELIILKKLVAADPKDKRRCVHLISSFKYRNHLCLVFESLWMNLRELQKKFGRNIGLSLDVVRLYARQLFSALKHLKSCGVLHCDIKPDNILVNEAKDKLKLCDFGNAMFAGKNEITPYLVSRFYRAPEIILGLSYDHPMDIWSVGCCLFELYSGEVLFPGRSNNDMLRFHMELKGPFPKKMLRKGAFTYQHFDQDLNFLATEENPVTKKAIRKLIVNIKPKDISSVISGDPGEELKMLAHFKDLMERIFVLDPLRRITVSQALEHPFITKERTTMMMISIKAVGQDSMIKILTMTPSKYCGSLNSSNVDYVLFIILCIASDPWCDYPGGWSNV